Proteins from a genomic interval of Papaver somniferum cultivar HN1 chromosome 4, ASM357369v1, whole genome shotgun sequence:
- the LOC113275364 gene encoding F-box/LRR-repeat protein 13-like isoform X2, giving the protein MEEEMEEETIDSPESASPKSEEDKFSLLPNALIHHILSFVDDMRITVQMSILSNRWRHIWKSLPVLTFRYDPIVSNGFFRDFVAAALMLREDTDIRALTVLWIDPLNTDIDIADALNTWVLYAVKRKVKKLVFVIGVNKSQSFEFPECLFNCESLTDLHLYLGSMYRSTLCLPESIHLPKLKSLKFEALHLYEDLMNDFFTSCPALESVTIRNCIMGDLQIVSHSLKHFTMVYSSFNATVSEVANSFLLFAPNLESFDIKCHPSQLFGLFLKSLVKADVEMVVQEKRNSPYTYSELPGEAKDMFAKAMMLMLEKFRSVKDLTLSSRFIQIISRSPDLLKTKPPQLPNLRRMQLRTYLSKDCAQAILYLLRISPKIESLSVRIDKDCLADQPTVPYCDETRHVMSLRSGSQMFSFCRIVDD; this is encoded by the exons ATGGaggaagaaatggaagaagaaacAATAGATTCACCAGAATCAGCATCTCCAAAATCAGAAGAAGACAAATTTAGCTTGTTACCTAATGCATTGATTCATCATATCTTATCATTTGTTGATGACATGAGAATCACAGTACAAATGAGTATTTTGTCAAATAGATGGAGACATATTTGGAAATCTCTCCCAGTTCTTACTTTCAGGTACGACCCGATAGTAAGTAATGGATTTTTTAGGGATTTTGTTGCTGCAGCACTGATGCTTCGCGAAGATACTGATATACGTGCTCTAACTGTTCTATGGATTGATCCCCTTAATACCGACATTGATATAGCTGATGCTCTTAATACATGGGTACTTTATGCTGTTAAACGGAAAGTTAAAAAGTTGGTGTTTGTTATTGGAGTTAATAAATCTCAGTCGTTTGAGTTTCCTGAGTGCCTTTTTAATTGCGAGTCGTTGACGGATTTGCATTTATACTTGGGTAGCATGTATCGCTCTACACTTTGCCTGCCTGAGTCAATACATTTACCTAAACTGAAATCTTTGAAGTTTGAAGCTCTTCATTTGTATGAAGATTTGATGAATGACTTCTTCACAAGCTGTCCTGCTCTCGAGTCAGTAACCATAAGAAATTGTATTATGGGTGACTTGCAAATTGTTTCTCATTCACTTAAGCACTTTACAATGGTTTACTCATCCTTCAATGCAACTGTTAGCGAAGTGGCCAACTCTTTCCTGTTATTTGCTCCAAATCTGGAATCCTTTGATATCAAATGTCACCCGTCACAGCTCTTTGGTTTATTCCTTAAATCTCTGGTAAAAGCTGATGTTGAGATGGTTGTACAAGAAAAAAGGAATAGTCCATACACATATTCAGAGCTTCCTGGCGAAGCGAAGGATATGTTTGCTAAGGCTATGATGCTAATGCTAGAAAAATTTCGTAGCGTGAAAGATCTAACATTATCTTCACGTTTTATACAG ATTATCTCAAGATCACCTGACTTATTAAAGACTAAGCCCCCTCAACTGCCTAATCTACGGCGTATGCAGCTGCGTACTTATCTTTCAAAGGACTGTGCTCAGGCAATATTATATTTGCTGAGGATTTCTCCTAAAATAGAATCTTTATCAGTACGTATAGATAAG GACTGCCTTGCCGATCAACCAACAGTTCCATACTGTGATGAG ACCCGCCATGTAATGTCATTAAGGAGTGGCTCCCAAATGTTTTCTTTCTGCCGGATAGTTGATGATTAA
- the LOC113275364 gene encoding F-box/LRR-repeat protein 13-like isoform X1 encodes MEEEMEEETIDSPESASPKSEEDKFSLLPNALIHHILSFVDDMRITVQMSILSNRWRHIWKSLPVLTFRYDPIVSNGFFRDFVAAALMLREDTDIRALTVLWIDPLNTDIDIADALNTWVLYAVKRKVKKLVFVIGVNKSQSFEFPECLFNCESLTDLHLYLGSMYRSTLCLPESIHLPKLKSLKFEALHLYEDLMNDFFTSCPALESVTIRNCIMGDLQIVSHSLKHFTMVYSSFNATVSEVANSFLLFAPNLESFDIKCHPSQLFGLFLKSLVKADVEMVVQEKRNSPYTYSELPGEAKDMFAKAMMLMLEKFRSVKDLTLSSRFIQIISRSPDLLKTKPPQLPNLRRMQLRTYLSKDCAQAILYLLRISPKIESLSVRIDKDCLADQPTVPYCDEINFSSENIEEYWKPGLTSQYEPLHLKVVELVDVNGSVDELRFIEVFLKYAVRLEKVVLYWIWDGSDNLMDRVMKFDEKLRSLPKASSRVSTLFY; translated from the exons ATGGaggaagaaatggaagaagaaacAATAGATTCACCAGAATCAGCATCTCCAAAATCAGAAGAAGACAAATTTAGCTTGTTACCTAATGCATTGATTCATCATATCTTATCATTTGTTGATGACATGAGAATCACAGTACAAATGAGTATTTTGTCAAATAGATGGAGACATATTTGGAAATCTCTCCCAGTTCTTACTTTCAGGTACGACCCGATAGTAAGTAATGGATTTTTTAGGGATTTTGTTGCTGCAGCACTGATGCTTCGCGAAGATACTGATATACGTGCTCTAACTGTTCTATGGATTGATCCCCTTAATACCGACATTGATATAGCTGATGCTCTTAATACATGGGTACTTTATGCTGTTAAACGGAAAGTTAAAAAGTTGGTGTTTGTTATTGGAGTTAATAAATCTCAGTCGTTTGAGTTTCCTGAGTGCCTTTTTAATTGCGAGTCGTTGACGGATTTGCATTTATACTTGGGTAGCATGTATCGCTCTACACTTTGCCTGCCTGAGTCAATACATTTACCTAAACTGAAATCTTTGAAGTTTGAAGCTCTTCATTTGTATGAAGATTTGATGAATGACTTCTTCACAAGCTGTCCTGCTCTCGAGTCAGTAACCATAAGAAATTGTATTATGGGTGACTTGCAAATTGTTTCTCATTCACTTAAGCACTTTACAATGGTTTACTCATCCTTCAATGCAACTGTTAGCGAAGTGGCCAACTCTTTCCTGTTATTTGCTCCAAATCTGGAATCCTTTGATATCAAATGTCACCCGTCACAGCTCTTTGGTTTATTCCTTAAATCTCTGGTAAAAGCTGATGTTGAGATGGTTGTACAAGAAAAAAGGAATAGTCCATACACATATTCAGAGCTTCCTGGCGAAGCGAAGGATATGTTTGCTAAGGCTATGATGCTAATGCTAGAAAAATTTCGTAGCGTGAAAGATCTAACATTATCTTCACGTTTTATACAG ATTATCTCAAGATCACCTGACTTATTAAAGACTAAGCCCCCTCAACTGCCTAATCTACGGCGTATGCAGCTGCGTACTTATCTTTCAAAGGACTGTGCTCAGGCAATATTATATTTGCTGAGGATTTCTCCTAAAATAGAATCTTTATCAGTACGTATAGATAAG GACTGCCTTGCCGATCAACCAACAGTTCCATACTGTGATGAG ATAAACTTTTCCTCGGAAAATATTGAAGAGTATTGGAAGCCAGGGTTGACATCACAATATGAACCATTGCACCTCAAAGTTGTTGAGCTGGTGGATGTTAATGGATCTGTTGATGAACTTCGGTTTATTGAAGTTTTCTTGAAATATGCTGTCAGATTGGAGAAAGTGGTTCTTTATTGGATCTGGGATGGGTCAGATAATCTTATGGACAGAGTTATGAAATTCGATGAGAAGCTACGTTCATTACCAAAAGCCTCTTCCAGGGTTTCGACCTTGTTCTACTAA